The following nucleotide sequence is from Aspergillus luchuensis IFO 4308 DNA, chromosome 1, nearly complete sequence.
GGTATGGCGAGAAGTACCAGGGCTCGATATCATATTTGCCCATTTGGAGACGGGTCAAGTTTCGCACGCGGTGAATCTCTGTTGGGTTCTGGGTCATACTACCGCTAGTACGTAGGCgttcgatttcttcttcgcgcGACATCAGACCTAGTGctttcgcttcttctttttcatccTTAGAGAAGCCGACTTCGATCATGTCGACATCGTCCGAGTCAGGCTTGGGGGTTCCATCTGCGGAGACAGCCTCTGAACCTCCGATGGAGAGGTTGACGGGGGTCTCGTCGCGGTTCTCTTTGCCGCCCGCTTTGGACGGACGCTGGGCTTTGCCAACATTGGTGTTCTTTCCCGTCAGAAGATCAGGCGTTGCTGATACATCCCGGCTTTCGGCTCTAGCACGCTTCTGGGCGTTCTTACTAGGTGCCTTGTTGCCGGGgccggtcttcttcttctccggttTCTCTGGCTGAGGCCATTCGACCTCATGCGACAGGTCTATTCTTCCGGAATCAATCCATTCTAGATGCAAAGTGAGTATGAGCAGCATGGTAGATCAATTACTAAAGCCCGACTTACCATCGAGACGCTTGTTGAAGTCGACATAGTGGACGCTTGAGGTGGTCAGTACCAAAATCAGAACGCTTCAAGAGGGACACGAAACATACTAGAAAGAAGGACCATCTTTCCGCTGCTTTATCGAAAGAATTTCTGCTTTTCGTAGTTCTCCATCCTACACAGACAGACCAGTCAGTGATCATTCCGATATAGGCAATCGACCTCAGTATAGAGATTGGTATCATGTGACTTCCACGGCCGCACCGCAAAAGATCACGACGAACAAACTGACCTTCTGCACCATGGCCTTGACACCGATCCTATCGCCTTGATTAGTCCATGCGACCGAGGAAACCAGGGCCGTAAAGCCCAAGACTTATTTCAAAGAAATATTTCATCGACTTACCGGATGGTATTGAGGGTGGCGAACCCCTTCTCGACGGGGTCCGGGGTCCCGGTGGCCTCGTCCCTGCCGCCCATATTGAAGAAGGGGTGATTCTCAATGTATCTATAAAGGTTTTTTAGATAAAATCGCTATGTGGAGCGGATTGCGCGATGGAAACGCGAAAGGGGATCGTAGGAGGTGATGGAGGATTCTCCGTTGCGATGCACCGGAAGAGACCGCCTTAGATTTTTGCCATCCGCTTTTggtcatccatccatccccagcTGCGCCGGTTACTTGGATGGATCCGTCGGGTTTGTGCCTGCTACAGTGGTAATAGTCTATATCACCCCTATACGCTATGGCATTGCTTGCGAGGTGAGGTGTCTGAATTGTATCGGCTAAAATACTAGTATAAAGTATTATGGATTTTGTTTTATTTGGTTCTTGCCATTGAAGAGGAAAtgcatactactactatatagcTTCAGTATATTTATCCGCTAGATAGTACAACCATGTGAGTGCGATCGCAATACTAGCATCAATTCTTAGTACTAGCAATGCCGAAGCACACACCAGTGAGCCAGCAGTGCACGTCAGTCAGTAGTACTAGTCTCTAGTAGTTGATAGGAAAGTATAATTACATTTCAAGCTGCAGAAATGCAGATTCAAATTCAAGCTAGGTATCTGTTTTAGACCACTCAATGCCACCCATTAACCATCCCCCCTGTTCCTGCTACGAGCTCATCAAGCTCGTCTTTCCGGGTCCTATACAGGTCTTGAGCTTCCCGCTCTCTGCGCATCACGAATGCCACATCGTCTCTCAATTTCTCAAGTCTCCGTGAGAGAGCGGATTGCTCCGAGATCTGCAGAGTACGGAAGGCATCCAGCTCATCCGTCGTCTTCTCTAGGGCTGTGTGGGCTTCCACTATCTTAGTCCGAAGCATCTTCGCCCGGTTCTGATAGCCTCCGTAATGTAAAgcgagcttcttctccagcttgtTGCCCCGTTCTGCCGTGGCCAGCAGAGAATTTTGTACATTGTCAAACGCTGCAATCATTCGCTGTTCTTGCCGGTacacatcctcctcttcatcgtcagcGTAGTTGGAAAGCCCTGGTAGCGCGCTGGAATGCTTTGTAGTCCACTGCTTGTCGAAGTTTTCCTGCCACTCCTGCTGTTTTTCGGATGTGGCGGCTTCCGCTGCAATAGCCGCACGGGCTTGCTCCATGAAGCTGTCATCTAATTGCTCCAGCTTGCGAGCTTTGCCCTCCACTTTAGCACCGGGGGTGGGGAATTTGCGGGCGTCGTGCGCAATGAGAAGAGCCGCTTCCTTTGCGACAAGACTGGAGATGGGATCCGTGATGTGAGACACCCGTTCCATCATCGCATCGATATCAAGTACACTCGGCCGAGGTAAGGATCGCTGGTACACCTGTGACTGGCGCTTGAACTCGGCCGCTGCGGCGCGCTCTCGagcctctttttcccttctatCGCGCTCAGCGGAATCCTCTTCCACGTACTCGGCAGCAGCCGTTGGTTCCGTAGATTCGGAAGgaagctcttccagctcccatTCCGTTTCCCTGGGCTTTGGCAGGGCTGCCAGCTTGCTGCGGATGCTTTGACGCATAAAATTCTCGTGCATCTTAATATCCCTGGGGGTACTTCCAATCAGCTGCCCACCTTCTGCCTGGTTCAGAGCGAAGTGATCCCGAGGGGTCCGCAAGGGAGTGGCACCAGGCCCAACACCACCTCTCATAGGGGTTGCACCGACGCCATTGGCTTGCCTAAACGGTGTTGCCATCGGGTTGGGCGTAACAATCTGCTGGCGACGCGGAGCAATTCCATCAAATCCAGTGGAAGACCCTCCCTCATGCAGGGGAGTGTTCTCGCCTCCTAATAACGATGATTGGGTCTCGGTCAAAGCTCTGATGTTGCGGATTTCGTTCGCGATGTGATCTTCCTCTGGCGGCGCGCGAGGTGTTCTAATGGGAGTTCCACCGACAATGCCAGTATAGTTTCCGACTAGACCACGAgccccttcttcatctcctgccaTTTTACTGGCTCTGTCACCTGCCATACccatcttgatgatgtcttccaTTTCACCTTCGCTGACCTGAGGGGCCGGGAGGACAAGGGATCTTCGCTTGCTGCTTTGCTCCGCCTCGCGGATCTTCTGCATCTGGCCGGcacgagcagcagcggcgaaCGCCGCGGAGTTGCCACCCTTgtcattcttcctcttcttccgctccGCTTCGTCATCCTGATCTCCCTTCCGCTTGTTGGCGAGCTGCTGTTTGCGAGGATCGAACATCTCACGTTGCCTCTCATtgcgggcttcttcgtccaTGGTATCGTAGAATCCGGGGGCTGCTGGCTTTTCGAATGGAATGTCGGCGTTATAATCCATTTCACCCTGCTTGCGGGTAACGACCTTGATGTTAATGCCAGCATTTTTGAGTTCACGTCGTTTCTGGAGGACTGCAAGTCGTCGCGATTCTTCCAATTGTCGTTCTCTGGCCTTCCGCTTcgccttctttccttgtgTGTTCGCCAAACGAGCGCGAGCTTCACTCAgcatttccttctcatcttcatcgaggTCAATGGTATCAGGACGAGCGGGCTTAGATTCCGGATCGGGGTCCAATTCGCCGGGTCTATGTACTGTCAGCATATGAAAGAAGCTAGCAAATCGTGTAATATCAAGAGTCATACCGTAGCCGTCGCACATCGTCAGCACTGGGAGCAGCTGACTCTGCGCCGGGTCCTTCCAAAGCAAGTTCATCGTTCTCTCGCGCTTCCGCTTCATCCAGCAATTTCTGATAGCGTTCCAAGCACTGTGTTGCTGTCCGTCCCACGATAGGTGCGATTGTACGCCACTGTGTTGGCATCAACTTGGCCAAATGCAAcagcttctcatcctcctccctcgacCACTCGACCTTGCGGATGCCGGGATCCAGCCATTCCACCCATCGCGCCTTGCACTGCTTTGGTGTCTTTCGTGCTAGTAAGGAAGAAACACGCGCCCACTGGTTGAGACCATACTTCGAGACCTATTATATGTAGCGTTAGTATCGCCAATCGCAGACCAGTCGGCTTTTGGACAGGAGTTAGCTGTAGCATACCGCCGCGCGAAGCACCTCATCCTCGATGTTCGTCCTAGCTACAGTTAGTGAAATGCAACAAAAAGCATGTATAATAGCTATGCACTTACCAGACACCTCCTTTGACGACAGGCATGGCTGGGCAGTTCTGCAGCCGCTGACAGCGACAAATTgataaaaaacaaaaagtaGTATAATACAGCGACGAAGCGCAATCAGAGACGAAATATATTAACGATTTGGACTGCTTGGTCCAGGCTGACCAGAGTCGATAAGGAACCGACGCGGGTGAAAAGCAAGGTCAAGTCCTGAAGCGGCGTTCGTCACTGGCCCGCGATAGGCGCGCAG
It contains:
- the cef1 gene encoding putative cell division control protein (Cdc5) (BUSCO:EOG09261CXQ;~COG:A,D;~EggNog:ENOG410PFBZ;~InterPro:IPR017930,IPR009057,IPR021786,IPR001005;~PFAM:PF00249,PF13921,PF11831) is translated as MPVVKGGVWTNIEDEVLRAAVSKYGLNQWARVSSLLARKTPKQCKARWVEWLDPGIRKVEWSREEDEKLLHLAKLMPTQWRTIAPIVGRTATQCLERYQKLLDEAEARENDELALEGPGAESAAPSADDVRRLRPGELDPDPESKPARPDTIDLDEDEKEMLSEARARLANTQGKKAKRKARERQLEESRRLAVLQKRRELKNAGINIKVVTRKQGEMDYNADIPFEKPAAPGFYDTMDEEARNERQREMFDPRKQQLANKRKGDQDDEAERKKRKNDKGGNSAAFAAAARAGQMQKIREAEQSSKRRSLVLPAPQVSEGEMEDIIKMGMAGDRASKMAGDEEGARGLVGNYTGIVGGTPIRTPRAPPEEDHIANEIRNIRALTETQSSLLGGENTPLHEGGSSTGFDGIAPRRQQIVTPNPMATPFRQANGVGATPMRGGVGPGATPLRTPRDHFALNQAEGGQLIGSTPRDIKMHENFMRQSIRSKLAALPKPRETEWELEELPSESTEPTAAAEYVEEDSAERDRREKEARERAAAAEFKRQSQVYQRSLPRPSVLDIDAMMERVSHITDPISSLVAKEAALLIAHDARKFPTPGAKVEGKARKLEQLDDSFMEQARAAIAAEAATSEKQQEWQENFDKQWTTKHSSALPGLSNYADDEEEDVYRQEQRMIAAFDNVQNSLLATAERGNKLEKKLALHYGGYQNRAKMLRTKIVEAHTALEKTTDELDAFRTLQISEQSALSRRLEKLRDDVAFVMRREREAQDLYRTRKDELDELVAGTGGMVNGWH